The window CAATATCGTTGAAGCGGATTAGGTCCGCGCTTCGGGAAGGAGTCATCCTTTTCTAAACTTACCTATCCCGATAATATTCATGCCACCTCTCGCGTTCCCTTCCTCCCCAAAATGCAGTGGCCGTCCAAGTGCGCGACCAGCCTCAAATCCACCCGTCTTCTGTTTACTTCCTCTCCGATGCCTCTAAACGCTTTAGCTCAGTGCCGACCGAATCCCTGCATATGTCGGACTGGCAGGTTTCCAGGGCTAACCTGTAGACTTCTTCGGCTTCATGCTTTTTGCCGGCCCCACAAAGCTGCTTTGCCACGTCTCCCAGAATGAGAAAATTGAGGCGGCTGCGGTCGGGGCACTGTCGGTCGAGGACCCTCTTTATGTCTGTTCTGCCCGCGTCAATGTCGCCTTTGGCGTAATGGATATAGGCGCGGTCGATATAGGTCTGGCAGTCGTTCTTGTCCATATCCACGGCTTTGGCGATCAGGCGCTCCGCTTCTTTGAAATCCTTTTTATCGGCGGCTCTGAGGGCGCCTACCGCATATTCCATCATGATCTCCCTGCTTATTACCTTCCGGTATTCGTGGCTGCACGTCTCCTTTTTGATCACCGGCGCGTTGCCGCCTTTGGGGGTGAACCTGTCGCCGGGTGCGAGAAAGCCGTGTACCGTGATAGTCTTTCCTTCATGACGGGAGAGGTCCACGGAGGCAGGCATCTGCATGCGATACGCCCTCACCGGCATCCGGCCTTCTTCCGCAGGAGAGACACTGTAGAATATTCTGTTGATCACACAGCCTGTGAGGGTCCGCTCTATCGGTCTCGATGCAGTCGCCCGGCAGGGGAGGAGGAGAGTCAATAATAAGAGACAAAGAAAGACCGTGCCCGTTGCCGAAGCCCTATTTTGGGCCCCCGTGCGATCTGCCGAAACGAGTCTTATAATTTTGATATTCATCATTCTATTCAGTACGATAAATTGCGGTGTTTTTCAACCGGAATTGCGTACGCCCTTGACATGGTAAAACATATGTTTTAAATAATAGTTTAAAACGTAATATTTTGATAACCGCGAGATGGGATGACTATGAAAAACAGATCTACTGCCTCATCGGACACCAAAACACGCATTCTTGAAGCAGCCGGGAAAGTGTTTTCCGGTCGCCGGTTTCAGGACGCCACGGTGCGGGAGATCTGCACGGATGCGGGGGCCAACGTGGCTGCGGTCAATTACCACTTCGGGGACAAGAAGCGTCTCTACCTGGCAACGCTCAAGTATTGGCAGCGCTTTGCCTTCGAGAAATATCCCATGGACCGTGCGGCAGACCTGTCGCTCTCCCCGGAAGAGCGGCTTAAGGTCTTTATACTCCAGTTCCTCCGGCGGGTCTTCGATGAGGGGGAGGCCTCCTGGTTCGGCAGGCTCATGGTACGGGAGCTGGTGGAGCCCACGGAAGGGCTTGACATGGTGGTGGAGGAGGCGGCGCGGCCCACCTTCGAGATCCTCGCTGCTATTATCCGGGAGCTTCTCGGAAAGGGGGCCTCGGAGACGACAATCCGCCTCTGCGGGGCCAGTGTGATCGGCCAGTCCGTATTCTTCTTCGTTCAGCAGCCCCTCATCAAAAGGCTCTTCTCCGACGAGACATGGGACCGGAGCAAGACGGATGTGATCGCGGAGCACATTGCCCGCTTCTCCCTGACCGCAATGAAAGCATTCGCCTCAGGCAAGAAAAAAGGAGACAGGTGATGAACGCAGGCGGCTTAAAGGCGCGCGGTACACGGATAGGGGCCTTGGTCCTGGTGATCCTCTTTTTCCCCGTCTTTTCCGGTATGGCTCGCGGCCAGGGCATGAGGCCGGCAGGAATGGGCCCGGACCGGAATATGATTGGCACCGCACCGCATTCAGTGGAAGGAAGAAACCCCTATACCCTCGATTCCATTATCCGCTACGCCCTTAAAAACAATCCCAGGATCAGGATCGCGGGAAAGAATGTGGAAGGGGAAGGCTATGGGCTCGATGCAGCCCAGGCGGAACGGATGCCACGCATCGATTTCGGGGGCGGGGTCACGAGGTACCGCTGGGACACGCCCCTCACCCCCATTGTGATCAGCATTCCTCTCAGCACGAATACGGAGATACCCGAATTTAGAAGGACCATATGGGATACGGGCCTCTCCTTCAGGCTCCCTTTGTTCAGAGGGGGCAGGCTCATGAGGAATGTCCGGGTAGCGGAGATGAGACAGGGAGTGGCCGTGGACACTCTTAAGAGCACCACCCAGGACCTTGTCTATAACCTTTCGAGTGTCTTTTATAAAATCGCCCAACTTGAAA of the Syntrophorhabdaceae bacterium genome contains:
- a CDS encoding CerR family C-terminal domain-containing protein, yielding MKNRSTASSDTKTRILEAAGKVFSGRRFQDATVREICTDAGANVAAVNYHFGDKKRLYLATLKYWQRFAFEKYPMDRAADLSLSPEERLKVFILQFLRRVFDEGEASWFGRLMVRELVEPTEGLDMVVEEAARPTFEILAAIIRELLGKGASETTIRLCGASVIGQSVFFFVQQPLIKRLFSDETWDRSKTDVIAEHIARFSLTAMKAFASGKKKGDR